AAACGGGGATAAGATATGGGACTTGTGGATTTCCAGATTCAAGCAGTTGGGAAATTAAATGAAAGTATGGAAGATCAAAATAAAGAGATTATCTTTAAAAGCCCAACGGGTTCAGGTAAAACCATAATGCTCACTCACTTTATGAGTGACTTTGGAAAAGGACATTTTGGAAATGTTTTTGTTTGGTTGACCCCAGGAAAAGGTGAACTCGAAGAACAGAGTAAAAAGAAAATGGATAAATATATTCATAACAGTCAAACGAAGCTTTTACCAGATGTTATGGCGAATGGATTTGTGGAGAATGATTCCTGTTTTATTAACTGGGAGCAGATAATCCCGAAGGGTAATAATGCTATGAAAGAAAGTGAAAGGGCTAACTTTCAAGAGCATATTAGAAGAGCACAAGATAATGGACTTGAATTTACAATAATTGTGGACGAGTCACACCAAAATGATACAGTGAAATCCGACGATATTATATCTCTATTTAAACCGAAAAAAATGATACGAACTTCAGCTACTCCAAAAACTCATTCAAATGCCACACTTATTGAAGTAAAAGAAGAAGACGTAATAGCAGCAGGACTCATTAAAAAAATGCTTGTAATCAATGAGAACTTTGGTCACTCCGTTAATGTAGAGAGTCAGATTAGTTTCCTTCTCGATAAAGCATTGGATAAGCAAGAAGAATTGAAAGTAGCTTTTGAAAATGTAAAACCAAAATCAATTGTGAACCCTTTAATTGTAATACAACTTCCTAATAACAGCGAAGTTTTGCAAGACGAGGTTGAACGCTATTTGGCAACCAAGGACGTTACCTATGAAAATGGTTTATTAGCAGTTTGGTTGGATAAGAAGAAACAAAACCTTGAAGAAATTGAGGAACTTGACGCAAAGCCAATTGTAGTAATCATTAAACAGGCAATTGCAACAGGTTGGGATTGTCCAAGAGCACATATTCTCGTGAAAATGCGAGAAAACACAAGTGAAACATTCGAGATCCAAACAATAGGTCGTATAAGACGTATGCCAGAGTTAAAACATTATGAAACCGACCTTTTGGATTCTTGTTATCTATATACTTTTGACGAAAAATTTACTGAAGGTGTCAAATTACATTTAAGAAAAGGTGCTTTTGAAGCTGTAAAGTTATTCTTGAAACAAGAGCATAGGGAATTTTCACTTGTCAGTGAACAAAAAACGGAGGTTCCAGTAGCAAATGACGCAACTGAAGCACTTAAGTCAATGGTTCTTCATTATGAACAAGTATATGGTACTTCAACAAAAACAATAGAAAACAAGATCCGTCTTGAACATAATGGATATAAATTTTCCGATATGATTATAAAGAATACCTTTACTGGGGAAATACATAAATTGACTGTTCAGGAATTTAAAAACCTTGCCAATGTAAATATGACTGAACCACTTAATACTCACAAACACGGACGAGAGTATCACAATCGTGTTGGTGCTCTGGGTGTTAAGTTGAGCTTACCGTATGACCAAATGAACACGATAATTCGTCGCTTGTTTGATAAAAATGTACGCTATGACAAAAAGATCTTACGTTTAGATACAAGAGAAGTCTATGCCTTTGTAATTAATAATTTCAAGAAATTAAGAGAAGATATACAAAAAGCAATGGCGAGTGTTCTTATTCACCCAACACTTAATTTACCGAATGTTACAGAAAGACCATTTATTATACCAAAAGAGTTTTTATTTACTTACGACAAGAATAACAAGGTGCAAAAAGTGTTCGATAGTAATGTGTATAAGGGATATTTGTCTTCTGCTGAGGTTCGTTCGGATTCTGAGAAAACTTTTGAAAAATACTGTGAAACTTCGAGTAGTATTGATTGGATTTACAAAAATGGTGATAAAGGAAATGAATATTTTTCAATTGTATACCTCGACAATTTTGGAAAGCAAAAATCATTCTATCCAGACTATATTGTTTCAAAAGGAGGAAAAATTTGGATTATTGAAACCAAAGGTGGATTTACTAGAAGCGGAGATAGTGAAGATATTGATAAGTTTTCACCTAAAAAGTTTGAAGTGTTAAAAAGGTATTTGCATAAGCATAACTTAAAGGGTGGATTCGTAAGAAAAGATAAAAGCAACAATGAACTATTCATTTGTATGAATAACTACAATGACGATATTTCAAGTGACGAATGGCAATTGTTAGAAGACAATTTATAGACTAATAGAATAATAATGTTTGGGGGAGAGTCGATACTGACTCTCTTTTTTTGTGTCACTAACTCCTGCTTCTCTCGTTGTTCAAAGTGTAAAACGAATATGGGAGTGATTCAATGAGACCATTCCGAGTTGGAGACCGAGTCGTTGTCAATGTCGTTGACGGTTGCTGGAACTTGGTTGATAAGAGAGGAACTATTTTTTACATAGAAAACAAGTCCCTTTACGTTCAACATATTCCCTCAATCCAAGTGAAACTTGACGAACCATACGATGACTCTGGTCAAACAATGTTTCGAGTCAATGTAAAGGAGATCAGACATGTATAAGTGTTGAGTGGAAATGGTGGAATCAGTAAAAGATAAAAGGAGAGGAAAATGGAGCAACCACAAAGGGAATTGCTCCATTTTGCTTTATTAGTTTTGAATAAAATTAATGATTTCTACTAGATCACCAGCGGATGAACCAGAAAAATCGAGTTGGGTCTGTTTAGTGCATAAATCATTCAATATTTGTCTAAACGGGAATAGTTTAACACCTTCGGACTCAATATAAACAAGTTCCTTTGGTTCTTTTACATTCCCATGAACAAGTAAATAACGCCAGCTACAATTAGGGTTTAATTGTTCTCTTATTTGCTGTTTATTTTTAGCTTTATATTTATTAACTACCCATTGTTTGGCACAGGTTGCAATTTGTTGCTCGGTTCTCGATTTTGCACTACTTGCCTTGACTCCCAATTCCGCCGCAAGTTCATTAGTGAGTTTACAAATATAAGTTACTGGACGAATACCAACTTGAACTTCGCAATGTACACAATCCCACCCATATTCTCCAAGGTTTTTAATTGCCAGAATATCAATCTCGTTAATCTTGTCTTTTATTCCTCTTATCGTAAAGTAACCATTCCGATTAAACCATTCCTCTACCAATGTTTCAGCTTGAAGTGCCAAAAGATACCCTCTCCTTATTGTCATTAATAATTTATTTTAACTAATTATATAGAAAATTTTACTATTTTAATAGTAAGAGAAGTTTTAAAGAGGAACTTTTGAGGACTTACAAAAAGGGCTTGGTGTGAAACCAAGCCTTTACTGAACATATATATATATATATATATATATTGAGTAATTCAATTAGGAAGGTTAAGCGTCTCTAAATAAAAACCAATAATCATGTCCACATCTAAGCCATTCATCACCCCATTCTCCAAAACCTGAATTAAAATACCATATTCCCCACCATACAGAATTACTTGTTCCTGGCTCAAAAGCTTCTATAGCTAATGACCCTGTGTGTCTGCCTGAAGTGTTGTTGTTCCCACTTAAAAAAGGTTTTCCTCTTCCCGGACTTTGTGGACCCGTCAGAGTATCCGTTCTAAAAAGTTTACGGGCTGAAGCACAATTAGTAAACTTTCGCCATGTATCCGAATCTGTTCCAAATTGTCCATGTCTAATATAGACTATTATGTCGTAGTTACCTCGTCTCCCAATGTCTGCATTGTAGTCTGTTGTACAGAATGACTCTCCATGTTCTATTGAACGACAGTAACTAGCACCGCAACGGGACGCACATCTTGGATTCTTTGTAGCTCCACATCCATATAAGACAATCTTTGGGTTTCCAGGAGCGGAAACATCGGGCTCACCCTCAAAAGGAAAATAACGGTTCTCTACTAGATAATCATCCGATAAAATACTAAAGATGAATTGATCCTTTTCTTTTTCTGTTAAAGTAGAAATGAACTCAATTCTTTCTTTAGAAGCTTTATCGTCAATATTAAATGATTCCTCAATCATAAAAAAACCCCCTTATTAGCTACTATCTCAATCTATGGTTACTTTTTTATAATTCACTGATCGTCCAATTATATGTAGGGTATTTTAAATGATTAAGAATTCCAGAATTATACTTCAACTAAGCATTAGCTAATTTCTTTTTTATCAAGTTTTTATTTGCATTTTAAAACTAATTATTGGTTGTAAATTTAGAGTATTGTTCCCTTTATAAGTGTGAGAGTCATGTTTTTCTGACATGGCTCTTTTACTTTTAAAAGAGGAGGGAGATGAAATGGACGTGAATGTGATTATTGACAATTTAACTCAAAGAATTGCTTCACTGACGAAGGAAAACGCTTTTCTCGTTGCTCAACTGAAGGAATATGAGCAAAGACTGGAGCAGAACCAGACCAAAGGAGTTGAAGAAAATGTTGAATAACGAACGTGTTAAAGAACTTCTTGAATATCTGAATGTATTGAGTCAAGTTCAAGGTTCTGGTCATTATGTGAATGAGGAAATTAAAGAAGTCGTGAAGGAAATTCGGCTGGAGTTAGGTCTGGATAAAAGAAAGGTTGGCTTATTGAAGGAATCTCGACGTTTGGTCTTTGTCGCTAAATTTGGAGGAAAAGTGAGCTTTGTTCAACATATGTTGTTTGAAGCTGTATTTGGGCATTATGAACGAGCTGAAATAATACTAAAGTATTCACAGCTTAAGGAAATGAAGAAAGCAATGGAAGTTCTCAAGGGAATGAAAGTGAAGAAAGTAATTAGGATAAACGAGGAAGTTGAGACAGTTTCAGTCATTGTTGAACAGGGTTAACAAGTTATAACTTGTTTTATCTGTGTTCAATTAATCTCAAAAAGCTTGACGCTTTTCTCGATTAAT
This Neobacillus sp. YX16 DNA region includes the following protein-coding sequences:
- a CDS encoding DEAD/DEAH box helicase family protein, whose protein sequence is MGLVDFQIQAVGKLNESMEDQNKEIIFKSPTGSGKTIMLTHFMSDFGKGHFGNVFVWLTPGKGELEEQSKKKMDKYIHNSQTKLLPDVMANGFVENDSCFINWEQIIPKGNNAMKESERANFQEHIRRAQDNGLEFTIIVDESHQNDTVKSDDIISLFKPKKMIRTSATPKTHSNATLIEVKEEDVIAAGLIKKMLVINENFGHSVNVESQISFLLDKALDKQEELKVAFENVKPKSIVNPLIVIQLPNNSEVLQDEVERYLATKDVTYENGLLAVWLDKKKQNLEEIEELDAKPIVVIIKQAIATGWDCPRAHILVKMRENTSETFEIQTIGRIRRMPELKHYETDLLDSCYLYTFDEKFTEGVKLHLRKGAFEAVKLFLKQEHREFSLVSEQKTEVPVANDATEALKSMVLHYEQVYGTSTKTIENKIRLEHNGYKFSDMIIKNTFTGEIHKLTVQEFKNLANVNMTEPLNTHKHGREYHNRVGALGVKLSLPYDQMNTIIRRLFDKNVRYDKKILRLDTREVYAFVINNFKKLREDIQKAMASVLIHPTLNLPNVTERPFIIPKEFLFTYDKNNKVQKVFDSNVYKGYLSSAEVRSDSEKTFEKYCETSSSIDWIYKNGDKGNEYFSIVYLDNFGKQKSFYPDYIVSKGGKIWIIETKGGFTRSGDSEDIDKFSPKKFEVLKRYLHKHNLKGGFVRKDKSNNELFICMNNYNDDISSDEWQLLEDNL